From Candidatus Kryptoniota bacterium, a single genomic window includes:
- a CDS encoding GNAT family N-acetyltransferase — MRRTHIKKPDIKDRLAARESFEKVKVEPVSKRNWNKFVELFGKNGACGNCWCMYYRLPISDFKKGKKRSGNRNAMKKLIDKRMPVGLIGLVSGNPVAWIALAPREDFPRLENSRVHKRIDGEPVWSIPCMFIRKEFRRRGVSVAILRGAIDYARSAGIRMLEAYPTIPTKDKYPDSFLWVGLYKSFQRAGFKIVDRTSKSRPMVRFNLGGES, encoded by the coding sequence ATGAGGAGAACACATATCAAGAAGCCGGACATCAAAGACCGCCTTGCCGCGCGTGAGTCTTTTGAAAAAGTCAAGGTGGAACCGGTTTCAAAAAGGAATTGGAACAAATTTGTCGAGCTCTTCGGAAAGAACGGTGCTTGTGGAAATTGCTGGTGCATGTATTACAGGCTTCCGATATCGGATTTCAAGAAGGGCAAGAAGCGAAGCGGCAACCGGAATGCGATGAAGAAGCTCATCGACAAAAGAATGCCGGTCGGATTGATCGGGCTCGTCAGCGGAAATCCGGTCGCGTGGATCGCGCTGGCACCGAGAGAAGATTTTCCGAGGCTTGAAAATTCAAGAGTCCACAAAAGGATCGATGGCGAGCCGGTATGGTCGATCCCTTGTATGTTTATCAGGAAGGAATTCAGACGACGCGGAGTGTCCGTCGCTATCTTGAGAGGAGCGATCGATTACGCTCGCTCGGCTGGAATACGAATGCTCGAAGCATACCCGACAATTCCGACAAAAGATAAGTATCCCGATTCATTTCTCTGGGTCGGGCTATACAAATCATTCCAGCGGGCCGGATTCAAGATCGTAGACCGAACCTCGAAGTCAAGACCGATGGTGCGATTCAATCTTGGAGGAGAATCATGA
- a CDS encoding ABC transporter ATP-binding protein: MISVQGVSKKFPSVIAVDNVSLEIGGGEFFGLLGPNGAGKTTLMSLLTGYFNPDSGSIMIDGEHISQESLNIRNEIGYVPQSLAVYDELGAQENLEAFGSLYRVPKKILKQRIVEQLNAVGLYDRRKDKVKTFSGGMKRRLNLIASLLHDPNVLICDEPTVGVDPQSRNAIFDYLESLNRAGKTIVYTTHYMEEAERLCTRVAIIDHGIIIALGTTDELLEKLPYEEAISISKNQMTTENGKIFQAFGKIVEENDHFELNPSPGFKLSSFFLKLEEHGIHYKSIELHRPTLEALFLQLTGRRLRD; encoded by the coding sequence ATGATATCAGTTCAAGGTGTCTCGAAAAAATTTCCATCAGTCATTGCGGTCGACAACGTTTCGCTCGAAATAGGAGGCGGGGAATTCTTCGGACTTCTCGGTCCGAATGGTGCCGGTAAAACAACGCTTATGAGTCTACTTACCGGTTATTTCAATCCGGATTCCGGATCGATCATGATCGATGGCGAACATATCTCACAGGAAAGTTTGAACATTAGAAATGAAATTGGTTATGTCCCCCAGTCGCTCGCTGTGTACGATGAGCTGGGAGCGCAGGAGAACCTTGAAGCGTTCGGGAGTCTTTATCGCGTTCCCAAAAAGATCCTGAAGCAAAGAATAGTCGAACAGCTTAATGCCGTCGGGCTCTACGACAGGCGCAAGGATAAGGTGAAGACGTTTTCCGGCGGGATGAAGCGCCGACTGAATCTTATTGCCAGTCTTCTCCACGATCCTAATGTTCTCATTTGCGACGAGCCGACGGTAGGGGTAGACCCCCAGTCCAGGAATGCCATCTTCGACTATCTCGAGTCGCTCAACAGGGCTGGGAAGACTATTGTATATACCACGCACTACATGGAGGAAGCTGAGCGGCTCTGCACTCGTGTTGCGATCATCGATCATGGCATTATAATCGCCCTCGGTACTACCGACGAACTCCTTGAGAAGCTGCCGTATGAGGAAGCGATAAGCATATCCAAGAATCAAATGACGACGGAGAACGGCAAGATCTTTCAGGCGTTTGGGAAGATCGTCGAGGAGAACGATCACTTCGAGTTGAATCCGTCTCCTGGATTCAAATTATCGTCTTTCTTCTTGAAACTGGAAGAACACGGGATCCATTACAAATCGATCGAGCTCCACCGCCCGACGCTGGAAGCCCTCTTCCTTCAACTGACCGGGAGGAGGCTGAGAGATTGA
- a CDS encoding efflux RND transporter periplasmic adaptor subunit — MKKIRIYSVAIVVVALIIAILMRNRSQIKAETKRQTVDSYPVSVATVVQRGLSDNIDLVGTIDANNDVAIVSEAQGKVTKVLAQVGDFKSAGSVLIQIDDELALAAMNTAKVNLDKATKDYERFQELYKEKAVTDSQLEGANLAYESAKDQFVIARRQYDDTKVSTPIAGIMTSRTVDVGNYVNSKTVVADVVDISRLKITVNVDEHDVFNLRTGEPAEISTGVYPGSEFHGIIKTISAKGDASHTYPVEVDFSNSSEHPLKAGMFAHVLLTPHSDGTALVIPRQALVGSVEQPQVFAVENGIARLRNVVIGSSYDNYLEVIDGLHKGETVVTNGQNNLQDGNKVTIAG, encoded by the coding sequence ATGAAAAAAATTAGGATCTATTCGGTTGCAATCGTCGTGGTGGCGCTCATTATTGCCATACTGATGAGGAACCGATCTCAAATAAAAGCTGAAACGAAGAGACAAACCGTTGATTCGTATCCCGTCAGTGTAGCTACCGTTGTGCAACGAGGACTTTCAGACAATATCGATCTCGTCGGGACAATAGACGCCAATAACGACGTGGCTATTGTATCAGAGGCGCAGGGGAAGGTGACGAAAGTGCTGGCGCAAGTCGGAGATTTCAAGTCGGCCGGCTCGGTTCTGATCCAGATCGACGACGAGCTGGCACTTGCTGCAATGAACACGGCAAAAGTCAATCTTGATAAGGCAACCAAAGATTACGAACGGTTCCAGGAATTGTATAAAGAGAAAGCCGTGACAGATTCCCAGCTTGAAGGCGCTAATCTTGCTTACGAGTCGGCGAAGGATCAGTTTGTCATCGCCCGCCGTCAGTATGACGACACGAAAGTATCGACACCCATAGCGGGCATCATGACTTCGCGGACTGTTGATGTTGGCAATTATGTCAACAGCAAAACGGTAGTCGCGGACGTCGTCGACATCTCCCGGCTTAAGATCACAGTCAACGTCGACGAGCATGATGTGTTCAACTTGAGAACAGGCGAGCCGGCAGAAATTTCGACGGGGGTTTATCCCGGAAGTGAGTTTCATGGGATCATTAAGACTATCAGCGCTAAAGGAGATGCGTCGCATACATATCCGGTGGAAGTGGACTTTTCGAACAGCTCCGAACATCCCCTCAAGGCAGGAATGTTTGCGCATGTGCTCCTCACACCCCATTCAGATGGGACCGCGCTCGTGATACCGAGACAAGCTCTGGTAGGAAGTGTGGAGCAGCCCCAGGTTTTTGCCGTCGAGAATGGAATTGCCAGACTTAGAAATGTTGTCATCGGCTCCTCTTATGATAATTACCTGGAAGTGATAGACGGACTTCACAAGGGTGAAACGGTAGTTACTAACGGACAGAACAATCTTCAGGACGGGAACAAAGTTACCATCGCCGGGTAA
- a CDS encoding CPBP family intramembrane glutamic endopeptidase, with amino-acid sequence MTDLVDRPVVVAHSASKTVFLSLAPGLLILLFFVFLAPVAAVHSLPSILVLFVLIMLVLVPFELGVLLREGKKLNGKWSPEGVVLFREKMPAVRTIALVLPLLLWCLFVFGFLTSFIDPFMIREFFRWLPSWFFANQIPQPKGAIFIITAIMGFVFNGIIGPIVEELYFRGYLLPRMSRMKAWAPAVNVVLFSVYHFFSPWQNPVRIIALLPLVYVVWWKRNILVGIITHCSLNLLGMIVAFILMPK; translated from the coding sequence TTGACAGATCTCGTTGACAGGCCGGTCGTCGTTGCACATTCTGCATCGAAGACGGTTTTCCTTTCATTGGCGCCCGGCCTGTTGATCTTATTATTTTTCGTTTTCCTCGCTCCCGTAGCCGCAGTTCATTCCCTTCCGTCCATCCTCGTCCTGTTTGTCTTGATCATGCTGGTCCTTGTTCCATTCGAGCTTGGAGTCCTGTTGCGTGAAGGGAAGAAGCTGAACGGGAAATGGTCTCCGGAAGGAGTTGTTCTCTTTAGGGAGAAGATGCCTGCTGTCCGAACAATCGCCCTCGTTCTCCCCTTGCTGTTGTGGTGTCTCTTTGTTTTCGGTTTCCTGACTTCGTTTATCGACCCATTCATGATCAGGGAGTTCTTCCGCTGGCTTCCATCATGGTTCTTCGCTAATCAAATTCCTCAACCAAAGGGCGCGATATTTATTATCACGGCAATAATGGGTTTCGTGTTCAACGGAATTATCGGCCCGATCGTCGAGGAATTATATTTCAGGGGATACCTGCTTCCAAGGATGAGTCGAATGAAGGCGTGGGCGCCGGCTGTAAATGTCGTCCTTTTCTCTGTCTATCATTTCTTTTCTCCCTGGCAGAATCCCGTCCGGATAATCGCACTTCTTCCTCTCGTTTATGTTGTCTGGTGGAAAAGGAACATTCTCGTGGGAATTATTACTCACTGTTCGCTCAATCTCCTTGGGATGATCGTGGCGTTCATACTGATGCCAAAATAG
- a CDS encoding TetR/AcrR family transcriptional regulator has protein sequence MSSDEKEKRERILAGAEGMFLEHGYAKVTMEEIASSLGISKKTLYKFFPNKEKLVRDLISDRQCEFMNHIDGIWRRDDLDFIGKFRITLDYFGERSSRVNRFHDLQKLVPDVWKDIHSFKKEKGLEKIKQVLNDGFETGILRKDINRDVIVLLYTNAVESIITPDVLAELPFSGPQVFEAISKIIFEGILTEDGRKRYCSYSLPQDKKIDKSVLQD, from the coding sequence ATGTCGTCAGACGAGAAGGAAAAAAGGGAGAGAATTCTGGCCGGAGCGGAGGGGATGTTCCTCGAACACGGTTATGCCAAAGTCACGATGGAGGAAATAGCCTCCAGTCTCGGGATCAGCAAGAAAACCCTCTACAAATTTTTTCCCAACAAGGAGAAGCTGGTTCGAGATCTGATCTCCGATCGTCAGTGCGAGTTCATGAATCACATCGATGGCATATGGCGACGAGATGATCTCGATTTTATCGGCAAGTTCAGGATAACCCTCGATTACTTTGGCGAACGGTCTTCTCGAGTCAACCGGTTTCATGATCTGCAGAAACTAGTCCCTGATGTTTGGAAGGATATACACTCTTTCAAGAAAGAAAAGGGCCTTGAGAAGATCAAACAAGTTCTTAACGACGGTTTCGAAACGGGAATCTTGAGGAAAGACATTAACCGCGACGTTATCGTCTTACTCTACACGAATGCAGTCGAGTCGATTATCACGCCGGATGTTCTCGCTGAACTACCTTTCAGCGGTCCGCAAGTGTTCGAAGCGATTTCAAAGATCATATTCGAGGGAATCCTGACGGAAGACGGCAGAAAGCGGTACTGCTCATATTCGTTGCCGCAGGATAAGAAGATTGATAAAAGTGTCTTGCAAGACTGA
- a CDS encoding PhzF family phenazine biosynthesis protein, producing the protein MKIPMFQIDAFTNKRFHGNPAAVCVLEEWLSDEIMQNIAAENNLAETAFVVARNNVFDLRWFTPAIEIDLCGHATLATAYAYKEHLAYSPDEISFRTKSGLLKVLFAGDMMSMIFPRRPGEICPAPDNLKEALGAQPREVLKARDLMVVLTNEDEVRHLKPNIDKIKSYDCIGVIVTAKGNEVDFVSRFFAPKVGIAEDPVTGSSHSTLIPYWSQKLRKSKMTARQLSARGGELFCEDLEDKVKISGRAVTYFVGEIEV; encoded by the coding sequence ATGAAAATTCCAATGTTTCAAATCGATGCTTTCACAAACAAAAGATTTCACGGGAATCCCGCGGCCGTTTGCGTTTTGGAAGAGTGGCTTTCGGACGAAATCATGCAGAATATCGCGGCTGAAAACAATCTGGCGGAAACTGCCTTTGTCGTTGCCAGGAACAACGTATTTGATCTTCGGTGGTTCACCCCGGCAATTGAGATCGACCTTTGCGGCCATGCGACACTTGCTACCGCCTATGCTTACAAAGAGCACCTGGCTTATTCGCCGGATGAAATATCGTTCAGGACAAAAAGCGGTCTCCTGAAAGTCCTGTTCGCAGGCGATATGATGTCTATGATTTTTCCGCGGAGACCGGGCGAGATTTGTCCTGCTCCTGACAATCTTAAGGAAGCGCTCGGCGCCCAGCCGCGTGAGGTTCTTAAGGCACGGGATCTGATGGTTGTCCTTACTAATGAAGACGAAGTGCGTCACCTCAAACCGAATATTGACAAGATCAAATCTTACGATTGCATTGGAGTGATCGTTACAGCCAAAGGAAATGAAGTTGATTTTGTCTCAAGGTTCTTCGCCCCTAAAGTAGGAATTGCAGAGGACCCGGTGACCGGTTCTTCACACTCCACTCTGATTCCGTATTGGTCGCAAAAGCTCCGCAAGTCCAAAATGACTGCCCGCCAGTTGTCTGCAAGAGGCGGTGAACTATTCTGCGAAGATCTTGAAGATAAAGTGAAAATTTCGGGAAGAGCGGTGACTTACTTCGTAGGCGAAATCGAAGTATGA
- a CDS encoding ABC transporter permease, with protein MRQVLQLFKNSYRIFFNDRISVLLTFIVPVVLVYIFGSIFGGSNAGPQGIPLAFLNQSKSEVGTRIESALDTMKSFRVIKSFKDDSGIVRTFDTTSIKEYVMNGNATAALVLPIDAYSDTSMALKIKFYYDPKNEIEIQTVQGLIKQVVFSQFPSIIAQSGLKQAERALGTKNGREFNRGMASVVSKYFKVDTSVFLHPSRWKFSGKGGDSSNNTGNFFNEIVKMDEEQVVGKQLANPWATRSVGGWAITFLLFSLTAASSSLFDEKKSGVMLRLLTSPVSRVHILWSKYLFNMSLGILQLSVLFFFGWVIFRIDIFSNFINLFLIIIAASLACTSFGMLLAAFSKTRQQANGLGTLLILSMSAIGGAWFPVSFMPSGIQFFSRLTPVYWAMDGFLQVLWRGVGLSGIVEHIVILVGIGAVASVVSLWQFKRGDIFS; from the coding sequence TTGAGACAGGTCCTTCAGCTTTTCAAGAATTCGTACAGGATATTTTTCAACGACAGAATATCGGTGTTACTGACCTTCATCGTCCCCGTGGTCTTGGTGTATATATTTGGATCGATCTTCGGCGGGTCAAATGCCGGACCGCAGGGAATTCCGCTTGCGTTCCTCAACCAGAGCAAGTCGGAGGTCGGCACGCGCATAGAATCAGCGCTCGATACGATGAAGTCTTTCCGGGTGATCAAGTCATTCAAAGACGATTCCGGAATTGTGCGGACGTTCGACACGACTTCGATAAAAGAATATGTTATGAACGGGAATGCTACCGCCGCTCTGGTGCTTCCGATAGACGCTTATTCCGATACTTCTATGGCTCTGAAAATAAAGTTCTATTACGATCCGAAGAATGAGATCGAGATCCAGACAGTACAGGGATTAATCAAGCAGGTGGTATTCAGCCAGTTTCCGTCGATTATCGCGCAGAGCGGACTCAAGCAGGCGGAACGAGCGCTCGGGACAAAGAACGGACGCGAGTTCAACAGGGGCATGGCGTCGGTCGTGAGCAAGTATTTCAAAGTCGATACAAGCGTTTTCCTGCATCCGTCAAGATGGAAGTTCTCGGGAAAGGGCGGCGATTCTTCCAACAACACCGGAAATTTTTTCAACGAGATTGTGAAAATGGATGAAGAGCAGGTCGTCGGCAAACAACTCGCAAATCCCTGGGCAACGAGGAGTGTTGGGGGATGGGCAATTACATTTCTGCTCTTCAGCCTGACAGCGGCATCTTCTTCTCTCTTCGATGAGAAGAAATCCGGGGTGATGCTCCGGCTCCTCACATCTCCAGTTTCCAGGGTTCACATCCTCTGGAGCAAGTATCTTTTCAATATGTCGCTCGGTATCCTCCAGTTGTCCGTCCTCTTCTTCTTCGGCTGGGTAATCTTCAGGATAGACATCTTCTCAAACTTCATTAATCTTTTCCTGATAATCATCGCGGCATCGCTTGCGTGTACATCGTTCGGGATGCTTCTCGCAGCATTCTCGAAGACGCGCCAGCAGGCGAACGGGCTCGGAACTCTTCTTATTCTTAGCATGAGTGCGATCGGCGGAGCCTGGTTCCCGGTCTCCTTCATGCCGTCCGGCATCCAGTTCTTCAGCAGGCTCACACCCGTATATTGGGCGATGGATGGTTTTCTCCAGGTTCTGTGGAGAGGCGTGGGCCTCTCCGGCATCGTCGAGCACATCGTGATCCTTGTCGGCATCGGCGCGGTAGCCAGCGTTGTCAGCTTGTGGCAGTTTAAAAGAGGAGATATCTTCTCCTGA
- a CDS encoding YqaE/Pmp3 family membrane protein: MLYLIAFLLPPLAVLLSGKPIQALFNIVLCVFLWIPGVIHALLVVHDHYADKRARRVIKAINATRV; encoded by the coding sequence ATGCTTTACCTGATAGCGTTTCTTCTTCCGCCGTTGGCTGTGCTGCTGAGCGGCAAACCGATTCAAGCGCTCTTCAATATAGTTTTGTGCGTGTTTCTTTGGATTCCAGGTGTGATACACGCGCTCCTCGTCGTCCACGACCATTATGCTGACAAACGCGCTCGGCGTGTGATTAAAGCTATCAACGCTACTAGGGTGTGA
- a CDS encoding prolyl oligopeptidase family serine peptidase: protein MNPSIFRSIPESVVADGIRMDRSNGNGMDLIRLKLILRTQLLMTAAIIFLPIAARSQSLNYPAARRDTAIDDYFGTKVTAAYQWMEDQDSREVDDWVEAENKMTFDYLDKIPIRNWIRDRLTKLWNYEKVGVPERHSNKLFYGKNSGLQNQSPVYMQTSLAGKPRMILDPNALSPDGSIALLDYSPSPNGKYLAYGLSQGGSDWEELHVRNVETGKDLADTIHWVKFSGISWTNDNRGFFYSRFPEPPKGEALTAEGVGQSLYYHRLGTSQSDDRKFYDLKDLPGWYVGGSVTEDGRYLFIYVNKGTESKNKLFYVDLKNPKHPDISSPVKPLLEKDDAEYGVLGNVGTTLYVETTLDAPKRRVVAFDINSPDQKNWRVVVNETKNVMEQFGLIAGRVVVGYLVDARSQVDFYSLEGKQDGSLKLPGIGTLAGFNGRYDTPELFYGFTSFLYPTTVFRYDFKTDKTNVFKAPHVDFNPDEFETKQVFYQSKDGTRVPMFITMKKGTKLDGSNPVDLYAYGGFNISITPSFSPTNIIWLEMGGIYAVANLRGGGEYGEAWHNAGMKEKKQNVFDDFIAAGEYLVKEKYTSPRKLGIEGYSNGGLLVGAVVTQRPDLYGAAYAGAGVMDMLRYQKFSAGIGWVPEYGSSDDSTDFQTLIKYSPVQNIKRGTCYPPTIVTTADHDDRVVPSHSYKFIAEMQHDQACDNPVLIRVETKTSHGYMPTDKRIAQLADVMAFMAHNLGISQTP from the coding sequence ATGAATCCATCAATCTTCAGATCGATTCCGGAATCGGTTGTCGCCGACGGAATCAGGATGGACCGCAGCAATGGAAATGGAATGGACTTAATTAGGTTGAAATTAATTCTCAGGACACAATTACTAATGACTGCAGCCATCATCTTTTTGCCAATAGCAGCGAGATCTCAATCACTGAACTATCCCGCAGCCAGGAGGGACACAGCCATAGATGACTACTTCGGCACAAAGGTTACCGCAGCTTATCAGTGGATGGAAGACCAGGATAGTCGTGAGGTGGATGACTGGGTCGAGGCTGAGAATAAAATGACGTTTGATTATCTCGACAAGATTCCGATTCGGAATTGGATTCGTGATAGACTCACCAAGTTATGGAATTATGAAAAGGTCGGCGTGCCCGAGCGACACTCAAACAAACTGTTTTACGGTAAGAACTCGGGATTGCAAAACCAAAGCCCGGTTTACATGCAGACTTCGCTCGCCGGAAAGCCTAGGATGATCCTCGATCCTAACGCGCTCTCCCCCGACGGTTCAATCGCCCTCCTCGATTATTCTCCCTCTCCGAATGGAAAATATCTTGCGTATGGTCTTTCACAAGGCGGATCGGACTGGGAGGAACTCCACGTGCGCAACGTCGAAACGGGAAAAGACCTTGCTGACACAATACACTGGGTAAAGTTCTCCGGGATCTCATGGACGAACGATAACCGCGGCTTTTTCTACTCTCGTTTTCCCGAACCGCCAAAGGGAGAGGCTCTGACGGCGGAAGGAGTTGGACAATCCCTCTACTACCATCGGCTTGGAACTTCACAGAGCGACGACAGGAAATTCTATGACCTCAAAGACCTCCCCGGCTGGTATGTTGGTGGATCGGTTACAGAAGATGGGCGATACCTCTTCATTTACGTGAACAAAGGAACCGAATCAAAGAACAAACTTTTTTACGTAGATCTGAAGAATCCTAAACATCCCGATATCTCTTCACCGGTCAAACCACTCCTTGAAAAAGACGATGCGGAATATGGTGTGTTGGGGAATGTCGGAACGACACTTTACGTAGAAACGACGCTCGATGCGCCGAAACGACGGGTTGTAGCATTCGACATCAACTCTCCCGACCAAAAGAATTGGAGAGTTGTCGTCAATGAAACCAAGAACGTCATGGAACAGTTCGGATTGATCGCAGGACGAGTCGTGGTGGGATATCTCGTCGACGCGAGAAGTCAAGTCGATTTTTATTCTCTCGAGGGAAAACAAGACGGTAGCCTGAAGCTGCCGGGTATAGGAACTCTCGCCGGATTCAACGGACGGTATGACACGCCGGAACTGTTTTACGGATTCACGTCATTTCTTTATCCCACCACTGTGTTTCGGTATGATTTCAAAACGGACAAGACGAATGTCTTCAAGGCACCGCATGTCGACTTCAATCCCGACGAGTTCGAAACAAAACAGGTTTTCTACCAATCCAAAGACGGGACGCGGGTCCCAATGTTCATTACCATGAAGAAAGGGACCAAACTCGACGGGAGCAACCCCGTGGATCTCTACGCGTACGGCGGATTCAACATAAGCATCACTCCATCGTTCAGCCCAACGAACATAATCTGGCTGGAGATGGGCGGCATATATGCTGTCGCGAATTTAAGAGGAGGAGGCGAATACGGAGAAGCATGGCATAATGCGGGAATGAAAGAGAAGAAGCAAAATGTTTTCGACGACTTCATTGCCGCAGGAGAATACCTGGTAAAAGAAAAATACACCTCTCCCAGGAAACTTGGCATAGAAGGTTATTCAAACGGAGGACTTCTTGTGGGCGCCGTTGTCACTCAGCGACCCGATCTGTACGGTGCCGCTTACGCCGGAGCAGGCGTCATGGATATGTTGAGGTACCAGAAATTTTCTGCCGGGATCGGGTGGGTACCTGAGTACGGTTCTTCCGACGATTCCACCGATTTCCAGACGTTGATCAAGTACTCCCCCGTCCAGAACATAAAGCGGGGGACTTGCTATCCACCCACGATTGTCACAACCGCAGATCACGACGACAGGGTTGTTCCGAGTCATTCATACAAATTCATCGCGGAGATGCAGCACGATCAGGCGTGTGACAATCCGGTATTGATACGTGTAGAGACAAAGACGAGTCACGGCTACATGCCGACGGACAAGCGGATTGCCCAGCTGGCAGACGTCATGGCATTCATGGCACACAATCTCGGGATAAGCCAAACACCGTAA
- a CDS encoding DoxX family protein, translated as MNEDLGKLILRLTVGGLLIFHGISKLVHGIAWMAGPLGAFHLPFFIGYGVYIGEIVAPVMIILGYKARLAALVVAFDLFMAIVLVTNGGIFAVRPGGAWGIETEAFYLLTAIAIFLLGSGKFKVSKVSGNKWD; from the coding sequence ATGAATGAAGATCTAGGTAAGTTAATATTACGGCTGACGGTCGGCGGACTCCTGATATTTCATGGCATATCGAAACTGGTTCATGGAATCGCGTGGATGGCGGGTCCGCTTGGAGCGTTCCATCTTCCGTTCTTTATCGGGTACGGAGTGTACATAGGTGAAATAGTCGCGCCTGTCATGATAATCCTCGGTTACAAAGCCCGGCTCGCCGCGCTTGTGGTCGCATTTGATCTTTTCATGGCAATCGTTCTGGTAACAAACGGAGGCATCTTTGCTGTCAGACCCGGCGGCGCATGGGGAATTGAAACGGAGGCATTTTACCTTTTGACGGCAATCGCAATCTTCCTTCTCGGATCGGGAAAGTTCAAAGTATCCAAAGTCTCCGGGAACAAATGGGATTGA